One genomic region from Bacillus sp. SLBN-46 encodes:
- a CDS encoding VanZ family protein has product MFAEVVKWRQLKIIPVIIWSFILLLHTWTSNLGALLRNQTFSFTWIASPDYLSFFYLQDINTIHHYFIIVKTGHFVGFAIFDYLLFKWLRNHKQSLVLSISFALMTEILQLYFGRDGRMYDLVIDTMGIYSVYYLLKSHLLVKQSHLTKSN; this is encoded by the coding sequence ATGTTTGCAGAAGTGGTAAAATGGCGGCAACTCAAAATAATTCCGGTGATCATCTGGAGTTTCATATTATTGCTGCATACGTGGACCAGTAATTTAGGAGCGCTCTTACGGAATCAAACATTCAGTTTTACATGGATTGCATCTCCAGATTATTTATCGTTCTTTTATTTACAGGATATCAACACGATTCATCACTATTTTATCATCGTAAAAACGGGACATTTTGTCGGTTTTGCGATATTTGATTACCTGCTTTTTAAATGGCTAAGAAATCATAAGCAGTCACTGGTACTCTCAATTTCATTTGCGTTAATGACGGAGATTCTCCAGTTGTATTTCGGGAGAGACGGTCGGATGTATGATTTGGTGATTGATACAATGGGGATCTACAGTGTTTATTACCTCTTAAAATCCCACCTGCTCGTAAAACAAAGTCATCTCACCAAAAGTAACTAG
- a CDS encoding aminotransferase codes for MSLEYNRYLSHTAKELQPSGIRKFFDLAASMEGVISLGVGEPDFVTPWSIREAAILSIEQGFTSYTANPGLLELRQEITSYLGSRFGVDYDPTNQIIVTIGASQAIDLAFRAILNHGDEVLIVEPAFVSYAPLVSIAGGNPVAVATSPENGFNVTADQIESAITNKTKAILLCSPNNPTGSTLTKDELLEIAKVIQKHDLLVVSDEIYAELTYDESFTSFASIEGMYERTILINGFSKGFAMTGWRLGFLAAPKEFVEVMLKIFQYTTMCAPNMLQHGAIEALRNTYHEVESMRNSYRRRRNYVVQALNQMGLDCHTPGGAFYVFPSIRATGLTSEQFAEELLMQEKVAVVPGHVFGDSGEGYIRCSYASSMPQLQEALKRIKRFIESRGVSPKIESEECQTQS; via the coding sequence ATGAGTCTCGAGTATAATCGCTACCTTTCCCATACGGCTAAAGAGCTGCAGCCCTCTGGCATACGCAAATTTTTTGACCTTGCCGCAAGTATGGAAGGTGTCATTTCCTTAGGGGTGGGGGAACCTGACTTCGTCACGCCTTGGAGCATTCGTGAAGCAGCGATTCTTTCCATCGAACAGGGCTTTACCTCCTACACGGCAAACCCTGGATTGCTAGAATTAAGGCAGGAGATTACTTCTTATCTTGGCTCTCGATTTGGAGTCGATTATGACCCTACAAATCAGATTATTGTAACGATTGGAGCTAGCCAGGCGATCGATCTTGCCTTTCGGGCAATTTTAAATCATGGCGATGAAGTGCTGATCGTCGAACCGGCCTTCGTCTCCTATGCCCCATTGGTTTCCATTGCAGGAGGAAATCCGGTTGCCGTAGCTACATCACCTGAAAATGGATTTAATGTGACAGCTGATCAAATCGAATCAGCAATTACAAATAAAACAAAAGCGATCCTCCTATGCTCACCAAACAATCCAACAGGCAGCACGCTAACCAAGGATGAGCTCTTAGAAATCGCAAAGGTTATTCAAAAACATGACCTCCTTGTTGTATCGGATGAAATTTACGCTGAATTAACCTATGATGAAAGCTTTACGAGCTTTGCCTCCATTGAGGGCATGTATGAACGAACCATTTTAATCAACGGTTTTTCAAAAGGGTTCGCGATGACAGGTTGGAGATTAGGCTTCTTAGCAGCCCCGAAGGAATTTGTCGAGGTCATGCTGAAGATTTTTCAATATACAACCATGTGCGCCCCAAATATGCTTCAGCACGGTGCCATTGAAGCATTAAGGAATACCTATCATGAAGTGGAATCGATGCGTAATAGCTACAGAAGAAGACGCAACTACGTTGTCCAGGCATTGAATCAAATGGGCCTCGATTGCCATACTCCTGGCGGTGCCTTCTATGTATTTCCATCGATTCGTGCAACCGGCTTAACTTCCGAGCAATTTGCCGAGGAATTGCTGATGCAGGAAAAAGTCGCGGTTGTTCCTGGTCATGTATTTGGTGACAGCGGCGAAGGGTATATCCGTTGCAGCTACGCTAGCTCCATGCCGCAACTGCAAGAAGCCCTTAAGCGAATCAAACGATTTATTGAATCCCGGGGCGTGAGTCCAAAAATAGAATCTGAAGAATGCCAAACCCAATCATGA
- a CDS encoding MarR family transcriptional regulator, which yields MKDFLTLEKQLCFAVYETASEFNKLYTSVLQPFGLTYPQYLVLLVLWEQDGLLVKELGERLNLGTGTLTPMISRMEANGWLRKQRSKLDERKVYIHLEKKAYEEKQPITTMVGKEIQSCKIELDEYKQLMQQLQVLSNKLKRRKE from the coding sequence ATGAAAGACTTTTTAACGCTAGAAAAACAACTATGTTTTGCCGTGTATGAAACGGCTAGTGAATTTAATAAACTTTATACAAGTGTATTGCAGCCATTTGGATTAACCTATCCGCAATACTTGGTTCTATTGGTTTTATGGGAACAAGACGGACTTCTCGTGAAAGAATTAGGAGAACGGTTAAATCTAGGCACAGGAACACTGACGCCGATGATATCTAGGATGGAAGCAAACGGTTGGCTTCGTAAACAGCGGTCCAAATTAGATGAACGTAAGGTGTATATTCATTTAGAGAAGAAAGCCTATGAAGAAAAACAACCTATTACCACAATGGTCGGGAAGGAAATTCAATCCTGTAAAATTGAACTCGACGAATACAAACAACTTATGCAACAATTACAAGTTTTAAGCAACAAATTGAAGAGACGGAAGGAGTAA
- a CDS encoding sensor histidine kinase produces MIKQFLIERRNWILLFVCLHAFFLFVASIDSAIPFTPILYIVFLSKIIFIIFLIIRFHRETKFFKSLEEWEQDLDVSAITPAESPFEKIIEQAMMNQTRRLKQEASQNLVTLEVEKDELLAWIHEVKTPLTAMHLMIEDMNEDTLKAKLTYEWLRIHHLLDQQLHQRRIPFMENDLYIEQTDLKTVIFPEIRALQSWCLQKGVGFDVDLQVSSVLTDSKWLAFIIRQLLTNAVKYSEESDILLASFERQGQTILEVRDLGRGIDPKDLPRIFEKGFTSTTNHHDNKATGMGLYLAKKAAAPLLITFDVQSTLEEGTNFTLCFPKRNEFINLQGM; encoded by the coding sequence ATGATAAAACAGTTTTTAATTGAAAGGCGCAACTGGATTCTTCTATTTGTATGCCTTCATGCCTTCTTCCTGTTTGTCGCCTCGATTGATTCGGCAATCCCGTTCACACCGATTCTGTATATTGTATTTTTATCAAAGATCATCTTTATTATTTTTTTGATCATCAGGTTCCATAGAGAAACTAAATTTTTTAAGAGTCTGGAAGAATGGGAACAAGATTTAGATGTTTCGGCAATTACACCGGCCGAAAGCCCTTTTGAAAAAATAATTGAACAAGCGATGATGAACCAGACCAGGCGTTTGAAACAAGAAGCCTCCCAAAACCTAGTCACCCTAGAGGTGGAAAAGGATGAACTGCTCGCCTGGATTCATGAAGTGAAGACCCCATTAACAGCGATGCATTTAATGATTGAGGACATGAACGAGGACACGCTTAAAGCGAAACTAACCTACGAGTGGCTGAGGATTCACCACCTTCTAGACCAACAGCTTCACCAACGGCGCATCCCTTTTATGGAAAATGATTTGTACATTGAACAGACAGATCTAAAAACGGTCATTTTTCCAGAGATTAGAGCATTGCAATCCTGGTGTTTGCAAAAAGGAGTGGGGTTTGACGTTGATTTACAGGTATCCTCCGTGTTAACTGACAGCAAATGGCTCGCTTTTATCATCAGGCAACTCTTAACGAATGCGGTAAAATATAGCGAGGAATCGGATATACTCTTAGCCAGCTTCGAGCGACAGGGCCAAACAATCCTGGAAGTAAGGGACTTAGGTCGCGGCATTGATCCGAAGGACTTGCCGCGCATATTTGAGAAAGGCTTTACCTCCACTACAAATCATCATGACAACAAAGCCACCGGGATGGGTCTGTATTTAGCGAAAAAAGCGGCAGCACCTTTACTTATAACGTTTGACGTCCAGTCCACACTTGAAGAAGGGACAAACTTTACGTTATGTTTTCCAAAAAGAAACGAGTTCATCAATCTTCAAGGCATGTGA
- a CDS encoding S8 family serine peptidase, translating to MKPSKWLVSALSLLLFSSTFFTNNASATKEEAFTEKTLVNYQADELIIKYKNTNAAASFKKKHPFKIKKKLYSIGAEIVKVDEGANIDSLVKTLKTDPSVAYVQPNYKYTIAALPNDPGFSKLWGLNNTGQAITGTSEVNDIDIDYPEAMEEFAKSVNQQQVVVGMIDTGIDLNHPDLKDSIWTNPAEIAGNGIDDDQNGYIDDVHGWDFYHNDATTFDPEDGDDHGTHVAGTIAAKNNNSLGITGIAPNVKIMSLKFIGPDGSGTTADAILAVEYANKMGVRVTNISWAGPEYDQALKDAIDKSSMLYVAAAGNEGVNNDQVPSYPANYDSPKVISVAAIDSSGNLADFSNFGVNSVDIAAPGTGILSTIPRKIEEGAAAQIYNRASSYKAIFNGFGFENVSSTDRQAAFNQAVSYLGLTSSSKILLVQDDESTSGGDSFADVYTTLLKNAGLAYTLKTVATGVNGPNYTTLSGYDSVIWFTGNAIGENTPNLTSTDLSSLGQFLKNGNKTLILSGQDILYQNEDTSFVTDTLALTIKAEGETRARVTGVAGTAYDGASYSVGYAPYADYIATNNSSVTKVNLVFPGETSYASAYAFADGTSMAAPHVSGVAALVAGKYPDAGPEKLRAIILASGDRLGSLSGKIQTGKMVNAWKALTIDFTAPVKPVVNEVNDEDTVVTGQAEAGSTVDVKVNGTLIGSGTAASVDGRFAVEIPSQEAGTELRITAMDKVGNLSQETIVKVQKTMSVVVGWVFANNHWYYFNAQGDLVTGWQNIGGKWYYFDRNNVMMTGWLQLGATWYYLENSGAMKTGWLKSGSSWYFLEGSGAMKMGWLKSGSSWYYLNGNGAMMTGWLKSGLSWYYLNNSGAMMTGWVKVGTSWYYLYSDGRMAYNTTIQGYQLGASGAWVK from the coding sequence TTGAAACCGAGCAAATGGCTTGTCTCAGCACTGTCATTATTACTTTTCTCCTCAACGTTTTTCACGAACAACGCTTCTGCAACGAAAGAAGAAGCTTTTACTGAAAAGACTCTTGTAAACTATCAAGCAGACGAATTAATTATTAAATATAAAAATACCAACGCGGCCGCTTCTTTTAAAAAGAAACATCCCTTCAAAATAAAAAAGAAGCTCTATTCCATTGGTGCGGAAATTGTGAAGGTGGACGAAGGAGCAAATATTGATAGTCTAGTAAAAACATTAAAGACGGACCCCTCCGTTGCTTACGTTCAACCAAACTATAAATATACGATTGCAGCTCTTCCTAATGACCCTGGATTTAGTAAACTATGGGGATTAAATAATACCGGACAGGCCATTACCGGCACTTCCGAGGTAAACGATATCGATATCGACTATCCTGAAGCAATGGAGGAGTTCGCGAAAAGCGTCAATCAACAGCAGGTGGTTGTTGGTATGATTGACACAGGTATCGACTTGAACCATCCAGATTTGAAGGACAGCATTTGGACGAATCCTGCTGAAATCGCTGGTAACGGCATTGACGATGACCAAAATGGCTATATCGATGATGTACATGGTTGGGATTTCTACCATAATGATGCCACTACCTTTGATCCAGAGGACGGTGATGACCATGGCACGCATGTGGCTGGAACGATTGCGGCTAAAAACAATAATAGCCTCGGCATCACTGGGATTGCTCCTAATGTAAAAATTATGTCGCTGAAGTTTATTGGACCAGACGGTTCCGGAACCACAGCGGATGCCATCCTAGCGGTTGAGTACGCCAATAAAATGGGCGTAAGAGTGACCAATATCAGCTGGGCAGGTCCTGAATATGACCAGGCTCTAAAGGATGCCATCGACAAATCTTCCATGCTTTATGTCGCCGCGGCTGGGAACGAAGGGGTAAACAACGATCAAGTGCCTAGCTATCCTGCTAACTATGACAGCCCCAAAGTGATTTCTGTTGCGGCCATTGATTCTTCTGGCAATCTAGCAGACTTCTCAAACTTCGGTGTAAACAGTGTAGATATTGCCGCACCTGGGACAGGCATCTTAAGTACAATACCAAGAAAAATAGAAGAAGGGGCAGCGGCGCAGATTTACAATCGTGCCTCTAGTTACAAGGCCATTTTTAACGGATTTGGCTTTGAAAATGTTTCAAGTACGGACAGACAAGCGGCCTTTAATCAGGCAGTCAGCTATCTTGGCTTAACTTCTTCCTCTAAAATTTTATTGGTACAAGATGATGAATCTACGAGTGGCGGCGATAGTTTTGCGGATGTCTATACGACTCTATTAAAAAATGCGGGATTGGCTTATACCCTTAAGACCGTAGCAACCGGGGTGAATGGTCCTAACTATACAACGCTTTCCGGCTACGATTCAGTCATTTGGTTTACCGGAAACGCCATAGGCGAAAACACACCGAATTTAACGTCTACTGACCTTAGTTCTTTAGGACAATTTTTAAAAAATGGCAATAAAACGCTGATATTAAGTGGACAAGATATTTTATATCAAAACGAGGACACTTCCTTCGTTACGGATACGCTTGCGCTCACGATAAAAGCGGAGGGTGAAACGAGAGCCCGGGTTACAGGTGTAGCGGGGACCGCTTATGACGGAGCATCGTACAGCGTGGGCTATGCCCCGTACGCAGACTATATTGCCACCAACAATTCTTCTGTGACAAAGGTAAATTTAGTTTTTCCAGGGGAAACCTCCTATGCAAGTGCCTACGCGTTTGCGGATGGTACCTCAATGGCTGCTCCGCATGTTTCAGGAGTCGCTGCACTAGTGGCAGGGAAATATCCTGACGCAGGACCGGAAAAGTTACGAGCGATTATTCTAGCATCGGGGGACAGACTCGGCTCCTTGTCAGGGAAAATTCAAACCGGCAAAATGGTGAATGCTTGGAAAGCTTTAACCATAGATTTTACCGCACCAGTTAAGCCCGTTGTGAACGAAGTAAATGATGAGGATACTGTTGTGACGGGCCAAGCGGAAGCTGGTTCTACGGTTGACGTGAAAGTGAATGGTACACTGATTGGTTCAGGAACAGCAGCATCGGTGGACGGCCGGTTTGCTGTAGAGATCCCTTCCCAAGAGGCGGGGACTGAACTTAGAATAACCGCGATGGATAAAGTCGGTAACTTGAGCCAAGAAACAATAGTAAAGGTTCAGAAGACCATGTCAGTAGTAGTCGGTTGGGTTTTTGCTAATAATCACTGGTACTATTTTAATGCTCAAGGGGATTTAGTAACTGGCTGGCAAAATATTGGTGGCAAGTGGTATTACTTTGATCGTAACAACGTGATGATGACGGGGTGGCTACAATTAGGAGCAACTTGGTATTATCTAGAGAACAGTGGGGCTATGAAGACGGGCTGGCTTAAGTCCGGTTCGTCTTGGTATTTCTTAGAAGGCAGCGGGGCCATGAAGATGGGCTGGCTCAAGTCAGGCTCGTCCTGGTATTACTTAAACGGCAACGGAGCGATGATGACGGGCTGGCTTAAGTCCGGTTTGTCTTGGTATTACTTAAACAACAGCGGCGCTATGATGACGGGCTGGGTAAAAGTCGGGACGAGCTGGTACTACCTCTATTCCGACGGCCGCATGGCCTACAATACAACGATTCAAGGGTATCAACTGGGTGCAAGCGGGGCTTGGGTGAAATAA
- a CDS encoding ABC transporter permease: MSINQLILRNLKKNLNNYFLYVFALIFSVALYFSFVTLQYDPALDQTRGTIKGAAAIRAASILLVAIVSIFVLYANTIFLKRRSKEIGLFQLIGMTKNRIFHILSAENFILYFSSLLVGIFIGFSVSKIIIMILFKITKVDAIATLHFSTQALVQTLIVFCAIYLIIMLMNYAFIKRQNILALFRVLSSTEGKASKLSVMEIIMGTSGIILIVFGYYLSSKLFSGDFTAMMELFLAMAGILASVIIGTYLFYKGSVSFLFHLIRKKKDGYLTIHEVLSLSSIMFRMKSNALLLTIITTVSALAIALLCLSYISYYSAEKTAKDQVAADFAFTNKDAARQFKKELETKNMKVSEKKIDVVQINSNLKSLMDSKLEGMKMDPTSMSISVISDQAVSGLDVEPKDTVFTGYNDLLQKFIPLKESGKIELKGKAEVIPLDYLGLKDLHLISWYFTNGGQPVAIVDETIFERLKKDADPSLQKESSIYIGMTIKDEDQLEAANKIFKDMNFDQNRSYDSRLEMSNDQKKKMGLVMFIVGFLGLTFLVTSGCILYFKQMGESEEEQPNYTILRKLGFTQGDLAKGITMKQLFSFGIPLVIGLVHSYFAVQSGWFLFGAELWTPMIIVMVMYTALYSIFGVLSVNYYKKVIKEAL, encoded by the coding sequence ATGAGCATTAATCAACTCATCCTTCGTAACCTCAAGAAGAACCTTAACAATTATTTTCTCTATGTGTTTGCGTTAATTTTTAGTGTGGCCCTATATTTCTCGTTTGTCACACTGCAATATGACCCCGCATTGGATCAAACTAGAGGAACGATTAAGGGTGCGGCAGCGATTCGGGCAGCCTCCATCCTGCTTGTTGCGATTGTAAGCATCTTCGTTTTATATGCCAACACTATTTTTCTCAAACGGCGCAGCAAGGAAATTGGCTTGTTTCAATTAATCGGGATGACCAAAAACAGGATTTTCCATATTCTTAGTGCTGAAAACTTTATTCTTTATTTTAGTTCTCTACTCGTCGGAATCTTTATTGGCTTCTCTGTTTCAAAGATAATTATCATGATTTTATTTAAAATCACGAAGGTTGATGCGATTGCCACCCTGCACTTTTCCACACAGGCATTGGTTCAAACGCTTATCGTCTTTTGTGCGATTTATTTGATTATCATGTTAATGAATTATGCCTTCATTAAAAGACAAAATATTTTAGCACTATTTAGAGTCCTTTCGTCTACGGAAGGAAAAGCGAGCAAACTGTCGGTGATGGAAATCATCATGGGGACGTCTGGAATCATCTTAATAGTCTTCGGCTATTACCTTTCCTCGAAATTGTTTTCCGGGGACTTCACTGCCATGATGGAGCTATTCTTGGCGATGGCGGGGATTTTGGCATCGGTGATTATCGGAACCTATCTTTTTTACAAAGGGTCTGTCAGCTTTCTCTTTCATCTCATTCGTAAAAAGAAAGACGGTTATCTGACCATTCATGAGGTCCTCTCTCTTTCTTCCATCATGTTTCGGATGAAATCGAATGCTCTTTTGTTAACAATTATTACGACGGTTTCCGCCCTTGCCATCGCTCTATTGTGCTTAAGTTACATCTCCTATTATTCAGCTGAGAAAACAGCAAAAGATCAAGTAGCTGCTGATTTTGCTTTTACCAATAAAGATGCAGCTAGACAATTTAAGAAAGAACTTGAAACAAAGAATATGAAGGTTAGTGAGAAGAAAATTGATGTCGTCCAAATCAACTCCAACCTGAAGTCACTCATGGATTCAAAGCTTGAAGGAATGAAAATGGATCCGACGAGCATGTCGATTTCAGTGATTAGCGATCAAGCGGTCTCTGGGCTTGATGTTGAGCCAAAGGATACCGTCTTTACTGGCTATAACGACTTATTGCAAAAGTTCATACCGCTGAAGGAATCAGGCAAAATTGAGTTGAAAGGGAAAGCCGAGGTCATTCCACTGGACTATTTAGGGTTAAAGGATCTTCACCTTATCTCATGGTATTTCACCAATGGCGGTCAGCCCGTAGCCATCGTGGATGAAACGATTTTCGAACGATTAAAGAAAGATGCGGATCCTTCTCTTCAGAAAGAATCCTCTATATATATTGGAATGACCATAAAAGATGAAGATCAATTAGAGGCGGCAAATAAGATATTTAAGGACATGAATTTTGATCAGAATCGGAGCTATGACTCTCGCCTGGAAATGAGTAACGATCAGAAAAAGAAGATGGGGCTTGTCATGTTTATTGTCGGCTTCCTAGGGCTAACGTTTTTGGTTACGTCCGGTTGTATACTTTATTTTAAACAAATGGGTGAAAGTGAAGAAGAACAGCCAAATTATACGATTCTCAGAAAGCTTGGCTTTACACAGGGTGATCTAGCAAAAGGGATTACAATGAAGCAATTGTTTAGCTTCGGCATTCCGTTAGTGATAGGGCTGGTTCATAGCTACTTTGCCGTCCAGTCCGGCTGGTTTTTGTTCGGAGCGGAGCTATGGACACCCATGATTATCGTCATGGTAATGTACACCGCTCTATACTCCATTTTCGGCGTACTCTCTGTTAACTACTATAAGAAAGTAATAAAAGAAGCTCTATAA
- a CDS encoding Lrp/AsnC family transcriptional regulator: MRLSSEEIEILKIIEENHKISVETIASMALCSEETVKKTIEKLEQAKIIMSYPTLIDWSKVEGHDNVVAMIDVKVTPKRGVGFDEVAGRISRFPEVSSLYLMSGAYDLSITVEGKTMNQIATFVSEKLSTIENVVSTTTHFMLKKYKHDGVLFSSENEDKDRRMVVTP; encoded by the coding sequence ATGCGACTTAGCAGTGAGGAAATTGAAATCTTAAAAATCATAGAAGAAAACCACAAAATCTCTGTAGAGACCATTGCATCGATGGCATTATGCAGCGAAGAAACCGTTAAAAAAACCATCGAAAAGCTGGAACAAGCGAAAATCATAATGAGCTACCCAACCTTAATTGATTGGAGCAAAGTAGAAGGACATGATAATGTTGTCGCCATGATTGATGTGAAGGTTACACCTAAACGGGGTGTTGGTTTTGATGAAGTGGCCGGCAGGATTTCCCGTTTTCCGGAAGTATCCTCTTTATATCTCATGTCTGGTGCCTATGACCTCTCCATTACAGTTGAAGGTAAGACCATGAACCAAATCGCTACCTTTGTCTCAGAAAAATTATCGACGATTGAAAACGTCGTTTCGACCACGACCCATTTCATGTTAAAGAAATACAAGCATGATGGCGTGTTGTTTAGCAGCGAAAATGAGGACAAAGATAGAAGAATGGTGGTCACACCATGA
- a CDS encoding response regulator transcription factor, which translates to MFKLLLIEDDTTLFQEIKERLIGWSYDVVGISDFSKVLQEFTEHNPDLVIIDIQLPKFDGFHWCRMIRAHSNVPILFLSSRDHPTDMVMSMQLGADDFIQKPFHFEVLIAKIQAILRRVYNYNTDQTELKTWCGATIDYPRNTVSNETGTVELTKNEIFILKLLIEQKNKIVSREDLIKSLWDDERFVSDNTLTVNVNRLRKKLEELDLGQYIETKVGQGYKAVEEESFL; encoded by the coding sequence ATGTTTAAACTCTTATTAATAGAAGACGATACAACGCTATTCCAAGAAATAAAGGAACGGTTAATCGGCTGGTCCTACGACGTGGTGGGGATTTCCGACTTTAGTAAGGTGCTCCAGGAATTTACCGAGCACAATCCAGACTTAGTCATTATTGATATCCAATTGCCTAAATTCGATGGGTTTCATTGGTGCCGTATGATTAGAGCCCATTCCAATGTGCCGATTCTATTTCTATCCTCACGTGACCATCCCACCGATATGGTGATGTCAATGCAGCTTGGCGCAGATGATTTCATTCAAAAGCCGTTCCATTTTGAGGTGCTCATTGCCAAAATACAGGCGATTCTTCGCCGTGTGTACAATTACAATACAGACCAAACTGAACTCAAAACCTGGTGCGGGGCAACGATCGATTATCCGCGCAACACGGTCAGTAATGAAACGGGAACGGTGGAACTGACAAAGAATGAAATTTTTATTTTAAAATTGCTCATTGAGCAAAAAAATAAAATCGTCAGCCGGGAAGATTTAATCAAAAGCCTATGGGATGATGAGCGCTTTGTTAGCGACAATACCTTAACCGTTAACGTCAATCGCTTGCGAAAAAAATTAGAGGAGCTTGACCTCGGACAGTATATTGAAACAAAGGTCGGCCAGGGATACAAGGCTGTCGAAGAGGAATCCTTTTTATGA
- a CDS encoding glutathione peroxidase — MKTVYDFTVKKTNGEKKSLKEYEGKPLLIVNTASKCGLTPQFTGLQELYDKYKDNGLEILGFPCDQFNNQEFDNIDETTQFCQVNYGVTFPIFAKIDVNGVYADPLFKYLKDQKKGLLGGMIKWNFTKFLIDSNGHVIERYAPTTTPDKIEADVVKLLSTSASL; from the coding sequence ATGAAGACAGTTTATGATTTCACAGTTAAGAAGACAAATGGTGAGAAAAAATCATTAAAAGAATACGAGGGCAAACCGTTATTAATTGTCAATACAGCGAGTAAGTGCGGGTTAACCCCACAATTTACCGGCCTTCAGGAACTATATGATAAATACAAGGACAATGGATTGGAAATACTGGGCTTCCCATGTGATCAATTCAACAATCAGGAATTTGATAACATCGATGAAACCACTCAGTTTTGTCAAGTAAACTATGGAGTCACCTTCCCCATCTTTGCCAAAATTGATGTCAATGGTGTCTATGCCGATCCACTGTTCAAGTATTTAAAGGATCAGAAAAAGGGCCTATTAGGTGGCATGATTAAATGGAATTTCACCAAATTCCTTATCGACAGCAATGGTCATGTGATTGAACGGTATGCACCAACCACGACACCAGACAAAATCGAAGCGGATGTAGTTAAATTATTGTCCACTTCCGCATCACTTTAA
- a CDS encoding ABC transporter ATP-binding protein has protein sequence MTILQASKIYKSYGNKFNKHEVLKGIDLTIEKGEFVSIMGASGSGKTTLLNVLSSIDQVSQGSIQIEGKEMTALKEKQLAEFRKHHLGFIFQEYNLLDTLTVKENILLPLSIAKVSKQEADKKFTQVANELGIYELKDKYPNEISGGQKQRTSAARAYIHEPSIIFADEPTGALDSKSASDLLNKLSQLNQKRQATIVMVTHDPVAASYCSRVIFIKDGQMYTQLIKGEQSRQAFFKDIMKTQGVLGGVQYEH, from the coding sequence ATGACCATTTTACAAGCAAGCAAAATTTATAAAAGCTACGGCAATAAATTTAATAAACATGAAGTGCTTAAAGGCATTGATTTAACTATTGAGAAAGGCGAATTCGTGAGTATTATGGGTGCGTCAGGTTCAGGAAAAACAACCTTGCTCAATGTTCTATCGTCGATTGATCAAGTCAGTCAAGGATCCATCCAAATTGAGGGCAAGGAAATGACAGCCTTAAAGGAAAAACAACTAGCAGAATTCCGCAAACACCACTTAGGATTTATTTTTCAAGAATATAACCTGCTCGATACGTTGACAGTTAAAGAAAACATCCTATTACCCCTATCGATTGCTAAAGTGTCCAAACAAGAAGCTGATAAAAAATTTACACAAGTCGCCAACGAGCTCGGCATTTATGAGCTTAAGGATAAGTACCCGAATGAAATTTCTGGCGGGCAGAAACAGCGGACCTCTGCCGCCCGGGCGTATATTCACGAACCAAGCATTATTTTCGCTGACGAACCAACGGGTGCTCTCGATTCCAAATCTGCGTCCGATTTGTTAAACAAGCTAAGCCAATTAAACCAAAAACGACAGGCTACTATCGTCATGGTTACCCATGATCCTGTGGCAGCCAGTTATTGCTCCCGGGTGATTTTTATTAAAGACGGGCAGATGTATACACAATTGATTAAAGGGGAGCAGTCGCGACAGGCGTTCTTCAAGGATATTATGAAAACCCAAGGGGTATTGGGCGGGGTGCAATATGAGCATTAA